A region of the Dasypus novemcinctus isolate mDasNov1 chromosome X, mDasNov1.1.hap2, whole genome shotgun sequence genome:
GGTGGTCAGGCCCCTGACGTCCGAGTCCTGAGCCCGGTACTCCAAGTGGTGGGCGCCCCAGACAGGCTGGGTCAGGTGCTGCCAGCGCTGCGGGCGGGAGGGCCGCCGTCAGCCCCAGGGACAGGGCCGGGGTCCCCCTGCCGCCCGCTCGGGCCGCTCCACCCAGCCGTTCTCCCCGGGGACAGGGTCACCGGCGGATGTTGGTGCAGTGGGGAGGGAGCAGAGGCCGGAGCTGTCCTCCTAGCCACCCCCAGGCGCCTTTGCCTGGGGGGCCTCTCGGAACCAACGCCCCCACCCGGGGAGGAGGGGGACACCCCGGGACTGACCTCGGCCAGGGTTCCCTTGGCCCTGAGGAGGCAGCCGGCGAGGTGGAGGGGCACGCACAGCATGGAGGAGAGGGCGAAGCCCCAGCCGATGGCCTCGCCCCACCACGGGTACACGTAGGTGTTGTTGTAGACCAGTGGCTTGTAGTACACCACGTTGAAGATGAAGATGCCCTGGGCGGAGAGGGGGGCGCCGCCGTTAGCCAGCTGCGGGACcccccccgggccccgccccgccgccccggcccTTACCATGCAGACCAGCGGGGTGAAGCAGGACCAGCACCATTTCATCCAGGGGCAAGGGCGGTAGCCGATCATACAGGCCACGTCGTCCATGAAGCGGTCGGCGCCTGCGGGGGGCCAGGCGGGAGGAGGGAGCTGGAGGCCCGCCCGGCCCTCCCCgcggcccccccccccggcccgcGGCCCACGCTTACCGTACACCCAGGCCACCACCACGCACTCCCAGAAGGCCTGCCACAGCAGGGTCGTGCCACTGGCCGAGTAGTAGTCAAACAGCTGGAAGACGTACATCCCGccctggagggggggggggggcgtcccGGGTCAgggtgggcggggaaggggggcGGCCCCGGGCCCGCCCCCACTCCTCCTCGCCCCCACTCACGTCGGTCACCATGGAGAGGTCAATGACAAAGCAGAGGACGCAGCAGAGGGCCACCGAGATCTCCCTTTGGAAGCGGAAGTAGTAGGAGGCCGGCAGGAGGTCGAGCAGGCCGGTGACGAAGCCCTCCACCCCTACGAACTGCGGCCAGGGGCGGCTCAGCCGGGCCTCctccgcgccccccgccccccgccccctgcccgccaccccctctccccacctggcTGTCCAGGCCGAGCAGCAGCAGCATGAAGAAGAAGAGGGCGGCCCAGAGCGGGGCGACGGGCATCAGGGTGACAGCCCGCGGGTAGGCGATGAAGGCCAGGCCGGGCCCTGCAGGGAGGGGGCTAACTGTGGACCTGCTGGCGGGCACCAGGCACCCTGGGGGCGCTTCCATGGGCCCTAGCCAGCCACCCGCCCGTAAGCACCGGGCTCCTGGGTAGGACACCTAGCCCCAGGTGCTGGCGGCTATGGCAGTCACAGGTTGGGACAGGGTCCTCCTTTTCCCTCTGCCCACAGGCCCCAGTGCCCCAGCCTGCACCCCTCCACCTGGTGACCCCCGCGGCTGGGCTTTCTCTCCCGCCCTTTAGGGTGCAGTGGGTGGCGTGGCTCGCGGGTTGCCTTTACCTGACTCTGCCACCTTGGAGATGTGCACGCCCTGCTCCGCGGCCATGAAGCCCAGAATGGAGAAGACCACGAAGCCAGCAAAGAAGCTGGTCCCGCTGTTGATGAGCGCGAGGATGATGGCGTCCCTGTGGGGGGCAAGGGGGCCCTGGTGAGGCCGGCGGCCTGGCCTCTGGGGCGGGAGAGCGGGGCCGGAGAGCGGGGTGGGCCCGGGCCTTACTTGTAGCAGTTGTTGTTGAAGCGATTGTAGCTGCCCAGGGCCGTGAGCGCCCCCAGGCCGATGGCATAGGAGAAGAAGATCTGGGTGCCGGCATCTATCCACACCTGCAGGGGGCGCAGGGGGCAGGTGAGGCCCCTGCCCGACTGGCCCCCGGCTCCCACCCATTGGCCTCTGCCCGACTGGCTCCTGGCTCCCACCCATCGGCCTCTGACTCACCTGAGGGGACCCCAGCTTGGACCAATCAGGCTTGAGATAGTAGACGATGCCATCCAGTGCCCCGGGTAGCAGCACCCCGCGCACCAGCAGGACGACCAGGACCACGTAGGGGAAGGTGGCAGTGAAGTACACGATCTGCGGGAGGGGAGGCTGAGGAAGCCGGGCTGGCCACCAGCAGCACCCACCCCAGGCCCGTGAGGGGGGAAGGGCAGGTGAGTTGCCCGAGGTGGGTGTCCGTGGGCAGTGCAGGTGTGGGGCAGGAGGGGCCATGACAATCGCGTTCCTCTCAGGACCCTGTGTGGGGCCCTCCAGGGAGTGGGGCCACTGGTTGAACAGGCACCCGCTCtggggaccctgctgagatgaaCCACCCTGGGGCCCCACTGTCCAGGCCGGCCGCGCCCTGGGACTCTCAACCCTCTACCTGTCCATCCCCCTGTCTCCCTACCCTGGCGGGGACTCCCAGGAAAGGACACGTGGAGATTCTACTCGGGGACCCCAGGGCAGACCAGGCCCACCCAGAGGGGGCCTGATGGGCCCCACTGGGCCCTGACCAGCCCCCCACCCATAAGTTGTGGGCACCCAAGGTGGACTCCTGGCCCGTGAGTCAAAACAGACcccagcagcaagagaaatgaggGGGCGGTGGGGCGTGGCCCGGGGGAGGCCAGAACAGGGGCAGCTGGGCAGGGGGAAGGTGCACCCGGGGCCAGACAAGGCTGGGACGGCCATCAGATGGGGACAAGTGGCCTGGGTTCAAGGACCGCCACCCCCTTGGGCCCTAGCATGGCAGATGTTAACCCCTGGAGGCCAGGCCACCCCCACACCGCCTTGGGCTGTACCTTTCCTGTCGACTTGACCCCCTTCCAGACGCAGAAGTAGACCAGGACCCAGCAGGCCAGCAGACACAGGGTCACCTCCCAGTTCAGGGCCCCGGGCACCTCCAGCCCCCCCGAAAGCCGCAGGACTTtgttcctggaggaggagggatgGCGATGGGAAACTGCCCCCAGGGGTGGCAGCACCTCTGTCCTTCCTGCTGTGCTCTGGCTGGCACCCCATGTGCCTGGAGGCTTCCCAGCACGCCCGCACCTGAGGCCCCGGCTGGGGACCCTCACGCCCACCCCAGGCAGGCGTGGCTGAATGGCGGGGGACCGGCGATGAGGCGGCTCCCAGGAGGGACggctctgcccccacccctgccccgggccgtCTCCCCGACTCACTCCCAGAACTCGATGACGGGGGACCGCCGGTCGGCCAGCTGGTCGCACGTGAGGTTGGCCAGGCTGGCGTTGGCGCAGTCTTCGTGGCGGAAGATCTCCACGCAGTCGGGGCTGTTCCAGGCGTGGCCGCACGTGGCCCAGGGCAGCGTGGCGGAGAAGGACTTCACCAGGTAGTAGAAGGCCCAGGCCAGCACCATGATGTAGTAGGTGTTGCAGTAGAAGACGATGACCATGGAGGCGTAGCCCAGgcctgcgggggcggggggcgggctgCGTGAGGGCGGCGCCCCAGCCAGCTGCCTACCCCCTCCCTAGCACCCAGCTGCCGCCATCGGGGTCCCTGCAACTCGCTCCCTGTCCGAAGGGCCACCAGCCACCCGACCAGGTGCCCCTCAACCGTGCTCCACAGGCCTCTCCCTGCACGAGTGTCCCCCACCAGACCTAAGACGGGGCCCCCTCCCACTCACGACCGATCCTTATGTCCCGTCCTGGCAGGTGCTTTGTGGATATCGAGCCCAAACCCGGCTGGGGGCTCCCACCTGTCGCCACCCCTGCACCCCACCTTCCCTGGCCTCGAGGTCACAGCCACTGGGGGAGTTCCCCTGGGGACGTGCGGGAGGCAGTCACACACCTCTCGGTGCCCAGCCGCCAAGTGGGGTAGGGACAAGCAGGAtacccctccctgcctccccgaGGCCACCCCCTCACGACTGGGGGCCACCACCGGGCCCTGGGTCTGCAGCTGAGTCTCTCCTCCCGCGGCCCCTGTCCTGGCCGTGGGAAGGGGGTCCCTGGGGTAGGGGCAGGGTGGGTGGGGATGCTCACCTTTGAAGAGGGGACAGATGTTCCAGACGTTGATGCTGCCGGCCTTCATGAACTGGCCCAGAGAGATCTCCAGGAAGAAGATGGGGATACCCCCAATCAGGGCGATGAGGACGTAGGGGATGAGGAAGACACCTGCGGGTGGGCGGGAGGACAGCCTGTGAGCCAGGTTTCCTGGGCCGTGGGGCTCTGCGTCCACCTGCGGCGCCGGTGCGGATACGTGCGCTCACCCACGCAGACCCTGCCTCCTGAGGTGGCTCACCACCTGCTGGGCCGTCACCGGAAGCCACGGCTAGGGCTAGTGGACGAGTGTGCACGCACGTGCGTGGCTGCGTGCCGGTGCCAGGCCAGGGGGCCCTCGCTTTCCCTGCACCTGGACCCTGGCATGCCCGCGGGAACAGCCAGGGAGGAGGGGGCGCGGAGACAGGCCTCCGCCAGGGTGGGGTGTAGGCATGCCCGGAAAGGCTGGACAGCAAGGCCGGAGGGAGACAAGACCCAGGGCAGGAGGTCAAGGGTGGTGGGCAGGGCTCTGGAGGgggcgggcagggcagggcagggtgggggccagCCCGGTGACAGCGGCTCCTCCCTGGGCCTTCCCTGTGCCTCTGGCTCAGCTCTGCACGCACTTGGAAGCCGGGCTGAGCCACCGCGTGCCCAGCTCCCAGTCCCAGCATCCTTCCTGCGCGTGACCTTGGGCCAAGGCCTCTGCTCTGGCCTCAGTTGCCCAGCCCACCACCTGGGGAACAGTGGCTTCCCACCGACCCGGGGCTCCTTTGTAGTGACAGGCCCCAGGCGCGCGCGTCGCTGTGGCTCAGCCTGGGCCGGGGctggtgggcggcgggcgggcatCGTGCGTGCACGCAGGGTGCCCAGTGGCGGCGCCAGGCGGGCCAGGCCGCAGGCTTCCCAAGCCTGGCGCAGGCACCCAGTGTTCCGGGCAcaggctggaggggaggggagcagagggaGGGACAGAGTGGCCcattgtgtgtgcgtgtgttcgTGTGTGCACACGTGGGGGGCCCACACAATGTGCCACTTGTGTCCCTGATCCGCGGGGGAGGCCAGGGCACCTCACCTCTTGGAGCCcctcccggggggggggggcaccccagTCTCATCTGCTGGGCCGGAGTCTGGAGGGGTAGCGGGAGGCTCCTCGgccggccccctccccccaccacgcTGCCAGGCACATGACTGGAGAAGGGGTGGAGGCCCGCCCTGCGGGCCAGGCGAGCCCCTCGCCGACCGAGGGCCCTCCCTGCGCCCTGAACTTCGCCCCCACGAGGCGGAGGGCCCGCGCGGCGACTGGGGCGGGGGCGCTCACCTCCACCGTTCTTGTAGCACAGGTAGGGGAAGCGCCACACGTTGCCCAGGCCCACGGCGAAGCCCACGCACGACATGATGAAGTCCATCTGGCGCGTCCAGGTCTCGCGCGGCGGCACGGCCAGGCGGCCTCCGGGCGCCCCCAGGCCCGCGGGGCCGTCGCCCTTGGCCGGGGCCCCATCGGGCCCGGGCGCGATCAGGGCGCCCTTCTTCTCGTCGCCGGACACGCTGTAGATGCCGTTCTCGGCGCTCTTCTTCGCCATGGCCCCggcgggccggggccgggggcaggggcgggggcgggcgggggcgccgGGCGGCTCGGGGAGGGCCCCGAAGGTGCGGGCCCTCCCGGGGcctggggccggggccggggacggggcggcgggcgggcgggcgggcggggtgCGGGCCGGCACCGCGCGGTCAGAAGCAGTCCACGAAGCACTTGAAAGTGAGCCTGAAGAATCTCATGTGTGTCGGGGGCCCGAGggcgcgcgggcggcggcggggcccggccgggcggcggcggcggcggcggcggcggcggctgctgcCCGCGGCTCGGGCTGGGGCTCGGGCTCCGGCGACGGCT
Encoded here:
- the LOC139438024 gene encoding uncharacterized protein; the protein is MAPAGRGRGQGRGRAGAPGGSGRAPKVRALPGPGAGAGDGAAGGRAGGVRAGTARSEAVHEALESEPEESHVCRGPEGARAAAGPGRAAAAAAAAAAAARGSGWGSGSGDGSPGPRLSLAGRGRHGAGGGRPSACRRWPEPGPAARVARPGPAETARVARGGGGGGGGGPLAPLLPGARGSSRSRGAASSGTGHRTRIVALCRARPAAA
- the SLC6A8 gene encoding sodium- and chloride-dependent creatine transporter 1, coding for MAKKSAENGIYSVSGDEKKGALIAPGPDGAPAKGDGPAGLGAPGGRLAVPPRETWTRQMDFIMSCVGFAVGLGNVWRFPYLCYKNGGGVFLIPYVLIALIGGIPIFFLEISLGQFMKAGSINVWNICPLFKGLGYASMVIVFYCNTYYIMVLAWAFYYLVKSFSATLPWATCGHAWNSPDCVEIFRHEDCANASLANLTCDQLADRRSPVIEFWENKVLRLSGGLEVPGALNWEVTLCLLACWVLVYFCVWKGVKSTGKIVYFTATFPYVVLVVLLVRGVLLPGALDGIVYYLKPDWSKLGSPQVWIDAGTQIFFSYAIGLGALTALGSYNRFNNNCYKDAIILALINSGTSFFAGFVVFSILGFMAAEQGVHISKVAESGPGLAFIAYPRAVTLMPVAPLWAALFFFMLLLLGLDSQFVGVEGFVTGLLDLLPASYYFRFQREISVALCCVLCFVIDLSMVTDGGMYVFQLFDYYSASGTTLLWQAFWECVVVAWVYGADRFMDDVACMIGYRPCPWMKWCWSCFTPLVCMGIFIFNVVYYKPLVYNNTYVYPWWGEAIGWGFALSSMLCVPLHLAGCLLRAKGTLAERWQHLTQPVWGAHHLEYRAQDSDVRGLTTLTPVSESSKVVVVESVM